A stretch of the Bacillus licheniformis DSM 13 = ATCC 14580 genome encodes the following:
- the hxlA gene encoding 3-hexulose-6-phosphate synthase — protein sequence MELQLALDLVNIPEAIKVVKEVEEYIDIVEIGTPVVINEGLRAVKEMKDAFPNLKVLADLKIMDAAGYEVMKASEAGADIITILGAAEDMSIKGAVEEAKAQGKKILVDMIGIKDIESRAAELDVLGVDYICVHTGYDLQAIGQNSFADLMTIKNVVKNAKTAIAGGIKLDTLPEVVKLKPDLIIVGGGIANQDDKAAAAAKMKQMIQQS from the coding sequence GTGGAATTACAGTTAGCATTAGATTTAGTCAATATACCGGAAGCAATCAAAGTGGTAAAAGAAGTAGAAGAATACATTGACATTGTAGAAATCGGTACGCCGGTTGTGATAAATGAAGGCCTTCGTGCAGTAAAAGAGATGAAAGATGCTTTCCCGAATTTGAAAGTGCTGGCAGACCTTAAAATTATGGATGCGGCCGGGTATGAAGTAATGAAAGCCTCAGAAGCAGGAGCCGATATCATCACCATTTTAGGAGCCGCTGAAGATATGTCTATTAAAGGCGCTGTAGAAGAGGCAAAAGCTCAAGGAAAAAAAATCCTGGTGGATATGATTGGAATTAAGGACATCGAATCACGCGCTGCCGAGTTGGATGTACTTGGTGTGGATTATATTTGTGTGCATACGGGTTATGATCTTCAAGCCATTGGCCAAAATTCATTTGCAGACTTAATGACCATTAAGAATGTAGTAAAAAACGCTAAAACGGCTATTGCAGGCGGAATTAAATTGGACACATTGCCCGAAGTCGTTAAATTAAAGCCCGATTTGATTATTGTTGGGGGCGGTATTGCAAATCAAGATGATAAAGCTGCGGCAGCCGCAAAAATGAAGCAGATGATCCAGCAATCATGA
- a CDS encoding winged helix-turn-helix transcriptional regulator translates to MSRMENKTFNCEKELTLNIIGGKWKMLILWFLGKEGTKRFGELKALMPGITQRMLVNQLRELEEDHIVHREVYPVVPPKVEYSLTKQGESLMPILEAMYEWGKNYIETNFSKDDK, encoded by the coding sequence ATGTCACGAATGGAGAATAAAACATTTAATTGTGAAAAGGAGTTGACGCTCAACATTATCGGAGGAAAGTGGAAAATGCTGATTTTGTGGTTTTTAGGAAAAGAAGGTACGAAAAGATTCGGAGAATTAAAAGCCCTGATGCCCGGCATTACGCAAAGAATGCTGGTGAATCAGCTGCGTGAATTGGAAGAAGATCATATTGTACATAGGGAAGTATATCCGGTTGTTCCCCCAAAAGTTGAATATTCCCTTACAAAACAGGGAGAAAGTTTAATGCCTATATTAGAGGCGATGTATGAGTGGGGTAAAAATTATATAGAAACCAACTTTTCAAAAGATGACAAATAG
- the desE gene encoding fatty acid desaturase DesE yields the protein MTEQTIAHKQKQLTKQVAAFAQPDTKNSLLQLLNTFIPFFGLWFLAYFSLNVSYLLTLGITVIAAGFLTRIFIIFHDCCHLSFFKQKRLNHILGFLTGVLTLFPYLQWQHSHSIHHATSSNLDKRGTGDIWLLTVNEYKAAPLRTKIAYRLYRNPFIMFILGPIYVFLITNRFNKKGARRKERVNTYLTNLAIAALAAVCCLIFGWQSFLLVQGPIFLISGSIGVWLFYVQHTFEDSYFEADENWSYVQAAVEGSSFYKLPKLLQWLTGNIGYHHVHHLSPKVPNYKLETAHEQHEPLKNVPTITLKTSLQSLAFRLWDEEKKQFVTFRDMKQTSSHPSPDSTKKQKLRKNA from the coding sequence ATGACTGAACAAACCATTGCCCATAAACAAAAACAGTTGACAAAACAGGTTGCTGCGTTTGCACAGCCTGATACCAAGAACAGTCTGCTTCAGCTTTTGAATACGTTTATTCCTTTCTTCGGACTGTGGTTTCTTGCCTATTTCAGCCTCAATGTCTCCTATCTCCTTACTTTAGGAATAACGGTGATTGCCGCAGGGTTTTTGACGAGAATTTTCATTATTTTTCACGACTGCTGCCATTTATCCTTTTTCAAACAAAAACGCCTTAACCATATTCTCGGTTTTTTGACAGGCGTTCTGACTTTATTTCCTTATCTTCAATGGCAGCACAGCCATTCGATTCATCATGCGACAAGCAGCAACCTGGATAAACGGGGAACGGGTGACATCTGGCTGCTGACGGTAAATGAATATAAAGCCGCACCTCTGCGCACAAAAATCGCATACAGACTTTACAGAAATCCGTTTATCATGTTTATTCTCGGACCGATTTATGTCTTTCTGATCACAAACCGCTTTAACAAAAAAGGAGCAAGACGGAAAGAGCGTGTGAACACATACCTCACCAACCTTGCAATCGCGGCATTGGCTGCTGTCTGCTGCCTGATTTTTGGCTGGCAATCATTTTTGCTCGTACAAGGTCCGATCTTTCTGATCTCAGGTTCGATCGGCGTTTGGCTGTTTTATGTTCAGCACACATTTGAAGATTCTTATTTTGAAGCGGATGAAAATTGGAGCTATGTTCAGGCCGCTGTGGAAGGAAGTTCGTTTTATAAACTCCCGAAACTGCTTCAATGGCTTACAGGCAATATCGGGTACCACCATGTTCACCATCTCAGTCCAAAGGTGCCTAACTATAAACTTGAAACCGCACATGAACAGCACGAACCTTTAAAAAACGTCCCGACCATCACTTTGAAAACAAGCCTGCAATCACTCGCGTTCCGGCTTTGGGATGAAGAAAAAAAGCAATTTGTAACCTTTCGGGACATGAAACAAACATCTTCCCATCCTTCGCCGGATTCAACGAAAAAACAGAAGCTGCGGAAGAACGCCTGA
- a CDS encoding sensor histidine kinase → MFKKHFTFQKLNGISPYIWTIFFILPFYFIMQSSSTLVIVVGIILTLLFFAVYRFAFVSKGWDVYLWAFILIGISTASIMMFSYIYFAFFIAYFIGNIKKRAPFHILYYVHLISAAVAANFSLVLKKEFFLTQIPFVVITLISAILLPFSIRSRKERERLEEKLEYANERIANLVKLEERQRIARDLHDTLGQKLSLIGLKSDLARKLIYKDPDQAARELKSVQQTARTSLNEVRKIVSSMKGIRLKDEIINIKQILEAAGIAFIYEEDKLPENISLLNENILSMCLKEAVTNVVKHSQAKTCRVDIQQLWKEVVITVTDDGTFQGEEKCFSKGHGLLGMRERLEFANGSLHIDTKNGTKLTMSIPNNSK, encoded by the coding sequence ATGTTCAAAAAACATTTTACATTTCAAAAACTGAACGGGATCTCGCCGTATATATGGACAATATTTTTCATCCTTCCCTTCTACTTTATCATGCAATCATCATCTACACTTGTTATCGTCGTCGGCATCATTTTGACGCTTTTATTTTTTGCGGTATACAGATTTGCTTTTGTCTCAAAAGGCTGGGACGTTTATTTGTGGGCGTTTATTTTAATCGGCATTTCAACCGCTTCGATTATGATGTTCAGTTATATTTATTTTGCTTTTTTTATCGCATATTTTATAGGGAACATTAAAAAACGGGCCCCTTTTCATATTTTATATTACGTCCACTTAATAAGCGCAGCCGTCGCTGCCAACTTCAGTCTCGTGTTAAAAAAGGAATTTTTTCTGACACAAATTCCCTTTGTGGTCATCACCCTCATCAGTGCGATTTTATTGCCGTTCAGCATTAGAAGCCGCAAGGAGCGTGAACGCCTGGAAGAAAAGCTCGAGTATGCTAATGAACGGATTGCCAATTTGGTAAAATTAGAAGAACGGCAGCGGATTGCCCGCGACCTCCATGATACACTTGGACAAAAGCTGTCTCTTATCGGTTTAAAAAGCGACTTGGCGAGAAAATTAATTTACAAAGATCCCGATCAAGCCGCGCGTGAACTGAAAAGCGTTCAGCAAACTGCGAGAACTTCTTTAAATGAAGTCAGAAAAATCGTATCCTCCATGAAAGGCATCCGGCTCAAGGATGAAATCATAAACATCAAACAAATTCTTGAAGCAGCCGGCATTGCGTTCATCTATGAAGAAGATAAATTGCCGGAAAATATCTCATTGCTTAATGAAAACATATTGAGCATGTGCTTGAAGGAAGCTGTCACTAATGTCGTCAAACACAGCCAGGCTAAGACCTGCCGCGTTGACATCCAGCAGCTCTGGAAGGAGGTTGTCATTACAGTGACTGACGATGGAACGTTTCAAGGTGAAGAGAAGTGCTTTTCAAAAGGACACGGCTTGCTTGGCATGAGAGAACGGCTTGAATTTGCAAACGGAAGCCTACACATTGATACAAAAAACGGCACCAAGCTTACCATGTCAATTCCTAACAACTCAAAATAA
- the desR gene encoding two-component system response regulator DesR: MISIFIAEDQQMLLGALGSLLNLEDDMEVVGKGTTGQDAVDFTKKHRPDICIMDIEMPGKTGLEAAEELKDTGCNIIILTTFARPGYFQRAIKAGVKGYLLKDSPSEELASAIRSVMKGKRIYAPELMEDMYSEANPLTDREKEVLELVADGKNTKEIAQELSIKSGTVRNYISMILEKLEVKNRIEAITRSKEKGWFK; this comes from the coding sequence ATGATTAGTATATTTATTGCGGAAGATCAGCAGATGCTCTTGGGCGCTTTAGGATCGCTTCTGAACTTAGAAGATGATATGGAAGTCGTCGGCAAAGGCACTACCGGACAAGATGCCGTTGATTTCACAAAAAAACATCGGCCTGATATATGCATTATGGACATTGAAATGCCCGGAAAGACGGGGCTTGAAGCTGCTGAGGAATTAAAGGATACAGGCTGCAACATTATTATCTTAACCACTTTTGCCCGCCCCGGCTATTTTCAGCGAGCCATTAAAGCAGGTGTTAAAGGCTATTTGTTAAAGGACAGCCCAAGCGAAGAGCTTGCGAGCGCCATCCGCAGCGTCATGAAAGGAAAGCGGATCTATGCGCCTGAACTGATGGAAGACATGTACAGTGAGGCCAATCCCCTCACAGATAGAGAAAAAGAAGTGCTTGAACTTGTGGCTGACGGAAAAAACACAAAAGAAATCGCCCAAGAACTCAGCATCAAAAGCGGAACCGTACGAAATTATATCTCAATGATTCTTGAAAAGCTTGAGGTGAAAAATCGGATTGAAGCCATTACTCGTTCAAAGGAAAAAGGCTGGTTTAAATAA
- a CDS encoding NAD(P)/FAD-dependent oxidoreductase, whose protein sequence is MSRNELFDVTVIGGGPAGLYSAFYSGLRGMKAKIIEYQPMLGGKVHVYPEKMIWDVGGLTPISGAKLIEQLVQQGLTFHPEVLLNEKVESIARNEEGLFELHTAASGVHLSKTVIVAVGGGILNPQKLQIEGAERFEVSNLNYTVKSLQHFKDKTVIVSGGGNSAVDWANELEPVAKKVYLAYRKDALSGHEAQVDQLLNSSVSCFFHTEITKLIASEDHEVIERVELTNAQTGEVMELPVDEVVINHGYERDTSLLENSRLDVTRVDDYYIAGTSNCQSSVPGLYAAGDIVHYEGKLHLIAGAFQDAANAVNSAKRFIDPEAHKSAMVSSHNEVFKERNRELVKKMFV, encoded by the coding sequence ATGAGCAGAAATGAATTGTTTGATGTGACCGTTATCGGCGGAGGTCCGGCTGGGTTATATTCCGCCTTTTACAGCGGACTGCGGGGAATGAAGGCAAAGATTATTGAATATCAGCCGATGCTGGGCGGAAAGGTTCACGTTTATCCTGAAAAAATGATCTGGGATGTCGGGGGATTAACGCCTATTTCCGGAGCCAAGCTGATAGAACAGCTGGTGCAGCAGGGGTTAACGTTTCATCCTGAAGTGCTGCTGAATGAGAAAGTCGAATCGATTGCCCGCAATGAAGAAGGGTTGTTTGAATTACATACGGCTGCCTCAGGTGTGCATCTTTCCAAGACGGTCATCGTTGCCGTGGGCGGCGGCATCCTCAATCCGCAAAAGCTTCAGATAGAAGGCGCAGAGCGTTTTGAAGTGTCCAATCTGAATTATACGGTTAAGTCACTGCAGCATTTTAAAGATAAAACGGTCATTGTATCCGGCGGCGGCAATTCGGCTGTCGATTGGGCCAACGAACTCGAACCTGTAGCGAAAAAGGTCTACCTCGCTTACCGCAAAGATGCGCTCAGCGGGCATGAGGCCCAGGTGGATCAGCTTCTGAACAGCTCGGTGAGCTGCTTCTTTCATACAGAGATTACCAAGCTGATCGCTTCGGAAGATCATGAGGTGATCGAACGGGTCGAGCTCACGAACGCTCAAACAGGTGAGGTGATGGAACTGCCTGTCGACGAGGTGGTTATCAACCACGGATATGAACGCGACACCTCACTTCTGGAGAACAGCCGCCTTGATGTTACCCGAGTGGATGACTATTATATTGCAGGTACTTCCAACTGCCAGTCTTCCGTGCCCGGTCTGTATGCGGCGGGGGATATTGTGCATTACGAAGGCAAGCTGCACCTGATCGCCGGAGCGTTTCAAGATGCGGCAAACGCGGTCAACAGCGCCAAGCGATTTATCGATCCCGAAGCGCACAAGAGTGCGATGGTGTCGTCGCATAATGAGGTTTTCAAAGAGCGCAACCGCGAGCTTGTCAAGAAGATGTTCGTGTAG
- the nikA gene encoding nickel ABC transporter substrate-binding protein, whose protein sequence is MMSGRISLKIKIIFILMLAFSILLAGCTTSGNSTEKTHENLVTMAWPRDIGEMNPHVYNPSQLFAQSMVYEPLVTYEAGGKLKPHLAESWDISSDGKVYTFHLRKNVTFSDGTKFDAKIVKKNFDSILKHTELHSWLGFISKIAQTEVIDDHTFKLKLTEPYYPTIQELAVVRPVRFLGEAGFPEDGDTSKGVEKPVGTGPWVLEEHKADEYAVFKRNEHYWGEKPKVEKIKVKVIPDAETRVLAFEKGELDLIYGEGVISLDAYKQLQSTGQYETSLSEPVATRQLVMNTKKEQLSDERVRQALQYGFDKEAMVKGITSGLEEKADHILPTDFPYTSDIDVKQINYDTEKAKELLDAAGWKLPNGKTVREKDGKPLEFSLMYDSAESIQKTMAETLQAEWAAIGVKLNLEGVELATQVKRFKANEFDMNFFSNYGAPYDPHTFLNIVASKGFGFNEAISAYPNKDELIKQMAKVPQTTDEKERQEHYSSILKSLQDQGAIVPVSYIKKTAIYQKNITDFTFPANRDEHPFTGIRVKQQH, encoded by the coding sequence ATGATGAGCGGAAGGATTAGTTTGAAAATTAAAATTATTTTTATATTAATGCTCGCCTTTTCTATTTTATTAGCCGGATGTACAACCTCAGGAAATTCAACAGAGAAAACTCATGAAAACTTGGTCACAATGGCTTGGCCTAGAGATATAGGCGAAATGAATCCGCATGTGTATAATCCTTCCCAATTATTTGCCCAGTCGATGGTATATGAACCTTTGGTTACCTATGAAGCGGGAGGAAAGCTTAAACCGCATTTAGCCGAATCTTGGGATATATCAAGTGACGGTAAAGTATATACGTTTCATTTGCGTAAGAATGTAACATTTTCAGATGGAACGAAGTTTGATGCGAAAATTGTGAAAAAGAATTTTGACTCCATTTTAAAACATACTGAATTACATAGCTGGTTAGGGTTTATTTCAAAAATAGCCCAAACAGAAGTGATCGATGACCATACATTTAAATTAAAATTGACTGAACCATACTACCCGACCATTCAGGAACTAGCCGTTGTACGGCCGGTCCGGTTTTTGGGAGAAGCGGGCTTCCCTGAGGACGGCGATACATCAAAGGGTGTCGAAAAACCGGTTGGTACGGGCCCATGGGTATTGGAAGAGCATAAAGCTGATGAATATGCGGTTTTTAAACGCAATGAACATTATTGGGGTGAAAAGCCAAAAGTCGAGAAAATCAAAGTGAAAGTTATCCCAGATGCCGAAACAAGGGTGCTAGCATTTGAAAAAGGCGAGCTTGACCTCATTTACGGCGAAGGCGTTATCAGTTTGGATGCATACAAGCAGCTGCAATCGACAGGTCAATATGAAACAAGCCTTTCTGAACCCGTGGCGACGAGACAGCTCGTCATGAATACGAAAAAAGAACAGCTTTCTGATGAGCGCGTGCGGCAGGCCCTGCAATACGGTTTTGACAAAGAAGCCATGGTGAAAGGCATCACCTCAGGGTTAGAAGAAAAAGCAGATCATATTTTGCCGACAGACTTCCCATACACGTCTGATATTGATGTAAAGCAAATCAACTATGATACAGAAAAAGCAAAAGAGTTATTAGATGCGGCCGGCTGGAAGCTTCCGAATGGCAAGACCGTGCGCGAGAAAGACGGAAAGCCTCTTGAATTTAGTTTAATGTATGATTCAGCTGAATCCATTCAAAAAACAATGGCTGAAACGCTGCAGGCAGAATGGGCAGCGATCGGGGTAAAGCTGAATCTTGAAGGCGTAGAATTGGCAACCCAAGTCAAACGGTTTAAGGCAAATGAGTTTGATATGAACTTCTTTAGCAACTATGGTGCGCCTTATGACCCGCATACATTTTTAAACATTGTCGCGTCCAAAGGATTCGGATTTAATGAAGCGATCTCAGCCTATCCAAACAAGGACGAGCTAATCAAACAGATGGCAAAGGTGCCTCAAACGACTGATGAAAAAGAGCGGCAGGAGCATTACTCATCTATTTTAAAATCACTTCAAGACCAGGGAGCCATCGTACCTGTTTCTTACATTAAAAAGACGGCGATATATCAAAAGAATATCACCGACTTTACGTTCCCTGCTAACCGTGACGAACATCCATTTACAGGCATTCGCGTCAAGCAGCAACACTAG
- the nikB gene encoding nickel ABC transporter permease subunit NikB, which yields MGNYILKRIMSIIPVFLLAALLTTGMIHLSPVDPAEAYLAAAHIQPTDEILAQKRHEFGLDQPFFIQYVNSVLKICQLDFGISYVSNQPVWDEVAHRMPATVELALGSLLIAVLVSVPLGFLAGIKRNGAVDHISRFISFFGASIPTFWLGYMLVFFFSVQLDLFPVEGAGTWQHLVLPSMTLALPLIAMYTRLLRASVIENLQEPYVQFARIRGIAKLNIMAKHVLRMAISPMITGLGMNLGKLLTGTIIVEVVFSWPGFGRYFIEAIFNRDIPVIQCYVFLAATFFILSNLIVDLIQMYIDPRISRKEGQHR from the coding sequence ATGGGCAACTATATATTGAAACGAATCATGTCGATTATTCCAGTTTTTCTTTTAGCTGCACTTCTGACAACTGGAATGATTCATCTCTCGCCGGTTGACCCAGCTGAAGCATACTTAGCCGCAGCGCATATCCAGCCAACTGATGAAATTTTAGCGCAAAAAAGACATGAGTTTGGCTTGGATCAGCCATTTTTTATTCAATATGTAAACTCTGTTTTGAAGATATGCCAGCTTGATTTTGGCATATCTTATGTTTCAAACCAGCCGGTTTGGGACGAAGTGGCACACCGAATGCCGGCAACGGTCGAACTTGCGCTTGGGAGTTTATTGATTGCGGTGCTTGTCAGTGTGCCGCTCGGCTTCTTAGCGGGAATCAAAAGAAATGGTGCAGTTGATCATATCAGCCGCTTCATTTCCTTTTTCGGGGCATCCATCCCAACTTTTTGGTTAGGGTATATGCTGGTTTTTTTCTTTTCTGTTCAATTAGACCTTTTCCCGGTAGAGGGCGCTGGGACATGGCAGCATCTCGTACTGCCGTCTATGACATTGGCGCTTCCTTTAATTGCGATGTATACAAGGCTGCTCCGTGCAAGCGTCATCGAAAACCTGCAGGAACCATATGTTCAATTTGCACGCATAAGAGGAATAGCGAAGTTGAACATTATGGCCAAACATGTATTGCGAATGGCCATTTCTCCGATGATTACGGGTCTGGGAATGAATCTTGGCAAGCTGCTTACCGGCACAATTATTGTTGAAGTCGTTTTTTCTTGGCCCGGCTTTGGCCGTTATTTTATTGAGGCCATTTTCAATCGGGACATCCCTGTCATTCAATGCTATGTGTTCTTAGCCGCTACCTTTTTTATATTGAGCAACTTAATTGTTGATCTCATTCAAATGTATATTGACCCGCGCATTTCAAGGAAAGAAGGGCAGCATCGATGA
- the nikC gene encoding nickel ABC transporter permease subunit NikC — MMISIRRIFKGQKVITVCTTILTILFIIAVFAPWIAPHHPADVHMVYKLQPPSWEFPLGTDHLGRCNLSRLLYGARISLGFAMLIFISSLVIGLIVGTISGYKGGWIDQLLMRCCDGVMAFPNLILVLGLVGIFGPGLPQVILALMLVQWVYYARIFRGMVLSLKEENFIAAAKINGSSQWKIIKNHIIPNVLPPLVVIGTLEMGWAIMDISAMSFLGLGVQPPAAEWGAMIHEGKSYIRSNPELMIYPGVMIMIVVVTFNLLGEALSDQYGVKRRF, encoded by the coding sequence ATGATGATAAGTATACGCAGGATATTCAAAGGCCAAAAAGTGATTACGGTATGCACCACTATATTAACCATCCTTTTTATTATCGCTGTATTCGCCCCTTGGATTGCGCCGCACCATCCTGCTGATGTCCATATGGTATATAAGCTGCAGCCTCCATCCTGGGAATTTCCTTTAGGAACTGATCATCTGGGAAGATGCAACTTATCCCGCCTTTTGTACGGCGCCCGGATTTCTTTGGGATTCGCGATGCTTATTTTCATTTCCTCCCTCGTTATCGGCCTCATTGTCGGGACGATTTCAGGGTATAAAGGCGGCTGGATTGACCAGCTGTTAATGAGATGCTGCGATGGTGTAATGGCCTTTCCGAACTTAATTTTAGTTCTTGGCCTCGTGGGCATTTTCGGCCCCGGACTTCCTCAAGTCATTCTGGCCCTCATGCTTGTGCAATGGGTCTATTATGCGAGAATTTTCAGAGGAATGGTGCTGAGTCTGAAAGAGGAGAACTTTATTGCGGCGGCAAAAATCAATGGATCTTCACAATGGAAAATCATTAAAAATCATATCATCCCTAATGTCCTCCCTCCCCTCGTCGTCATCGGTACGTTGGAAATGGGCTGGGCCATTATGGATATCTCGGCTATGTCTTTTCTCGGCTTGGGCGTCCAGCCCCCGGCGGCTGAATGGGGAGCGATGATTCATGAAGGTAAATCGTATATTCGGTCGAATCCCGAGTTAATGATTTATCCAGGGGTGATGATCATGATTGTGGTTGTGACATTCAATTTATTGGGCGAAGCCTTATCAGATCAATACGGTGTCAAACGTCGATTTTAA
- the nikD gene encoding nickel import ATP-binding protein NikD, which yields MGTEQSTVLRVRDLHVQVNNQKGHSTLVQDINFDLKRGQVLGLIGESGCGKTVTSMSILQTLDPKTTKVEGSIALRGRELNGLADKEMRKIRGKDIAYIMQNPMNAFTPVFTIGQQMTESIRSHTSFSKKQAKELATEALHHVNLPHPAKLLHSYPFQLSGGMLQRVMIAIASCLKPAILIADEPTTALDVYNQKTVLKYLDGMRSDFGTAILLISHDLGVIAEMADEVAVMQNGRIVENRDVFQLFDEPKHEYTKKLLSARLTLPVDQLAT from the coding sequence TTGGGAACAGAACAATCAACGGTGCTTCGAGTCAGAGATTTGCATGTACAGGTTAACAACCAAAAAGGACATTCAACCCTTGTGCAAGACATCAATTTTGATTTGAAGCGCGGCCAAGTCCTTGGTCTGATTGGTGAGAGCGGTTGCGGAAAAACGGTAACAAGCATGTCTATTCTTCAGACGCTTGATCCAAAAACAACTAAGGTGGAAGGAAGTATTGCATTGCGAGGCCGTGAATTGAACGGATTAGCAGATAAGGAAATGCGTAAAATCCGCGGCAAAGATATTGCCTATATCATGCAAAATCCGATGAACGCTTTTACACCCGTTTTTACGATAGGACAGCAAATGACCGAATCGATTCGCTCTCATACATCTTTTAGCAAGAAACAGGCGAAAGAGCTTGCGACCGAAGCATTGCATCATGTGAACCTACCCCACCCTGCTAAACTTTTACATTCTTATCCTTTTCAATTAAGCGGCGGAATGCTTCAACGGGTCATGATTGCAATTGCATCATGCTTAAAGCCTGCCATTCTCATCGCGGATGAGCCTACCACTGCGCTCGACGTGTATAATCAGAAGACGGTGCTGAAATATTTAGACGGCATGCGTTCTGACTTCGGCACGGCGATTTTGCTTATATCTCATGACCTCGGCGTTATTGCTGAAATGGCGGATGAAGTTGCTGTGATGCAGAATGGGAGAATTGTAGAAAATAGAGATGTGTTTCAGCTGTTTGATGAACCAAAGCATGAATATACTAAGAAGCTATTAAGTGCACGGTTGACATTGCCGGTGGATCAACTTGCGACTTGA
- the nikE gene encoding nickel import ATP-binding protein NikE, producing MSLLQVKEVTHHYTARKLFKWKIQSKQVLSNVSFSIEEGACLGMVGPSGAGKSTLGKVMLGLERPQSGQIFFQGHDLYKADQSIRRKIRRDLQAVFQDSYSSVNPRMTAEQILAEPLENYERLTIAEKKRTIIELLERVGLTEKDLTKYPHQFSGGQLQRINIARAVSLKPKLIVLDESVSSLDMVTQTLILGLLKELKDDFGMSYFFITHDLKAAYQLSDTLGVLDHGQLAGLYDKHRFLKSDHPVVQEMKRSILAEHPRFRSIRTRAVRQ from the coding sequence GTGAGTTTATTACAAGTGAAAGAAGTCACTCATCATTATACAGCGCGCAAATTATTCAAGTGGAAAATTCAATCGAAACAAGTCCTTTCCAATGTCAGCTTTTCGATTGAGGAAGGCGCATGCTTAGGCATGGTTGGACCGAGCGGAGCCGGGAAAAGCACATTGGGAAAAGTGATGCTTGGTTTGGAGCGGCCGCAATCGGGGCAAATCTTTTTTCAAGGACATGATCTCTATAAAGCAGATCAGTCAATCCGGCGGAAAATCCGCCGCGACCTTCAAGCTGTTTTTCAAGACTCCTATTCTTCCGTCAACCCGAGAATGACGGCTGAACAAATTCTAGCAGAACCGCTAGAAAACTATGAAAGGCTCACAATCGCTGAGAAAAAACGGACCATTATCGAGCTCTTGGAAAGAGTAGGCTTAACTGAAAAGGATTTAACAAAATATCCGCACCAGTTCAGCGGCGGCCAATTGCAGCGGATTAATATTGCAAGAGCGGTCTCGCTCAAGCCGAAGCTGATCGTATTAGACGAGTCTGTCAGCAGCCTGGACATGGTAACCCAAACGCTTATATTGGGTTTATTAAAAGAGCTCAAAGACGATTTCGGAATGTCTTATTTTTTTATCACACATGATTTAAAAGCCGCCTATCAATTGAGTGATACACTAGGTGTATTAGACCACGGCCAATTGGCCGGACTTTACGATAAACATCGTTTTTTAAAGTCAGACCACCCGGTTGTACAAGAAATGAAGCGTTCCATACTGGCAGAACACCCGCGCTTTCGTTCGATCAGAACAAGAGCGGTTCGGCAATAA